From the Macaca thibetana thibetana isolate TM-01 chromosome 12, ASM2454274v1, whole genome shotgun sequence genome, one window contains:
- the SNORC gene encoding protein SNORC isoform X1, whose translation MENPELTSAVLPASRSPLRSLPARMASCLALRMALLLVSGVLVPAVLTDDVPQEPVPTLWNEPAELPSGEGPVESTSPGREPVDTGPPAPTVAPGPEDSTAQERLDQGGGSLGPGAIAAIVIAALLATCVVLALVVVALRKFSAS comes from the exons atggagaACCCAGAG TTAACCAGCGCAGTCCTCCCTGCGTCCCGCTCGCCGCTGCGCTCACTCCCGGCCAGGATGGCATCCTGTCTGGCCCTGCGCATGGCGCTGCTGCTGGTCTCCGGGGTTCTGGTCCCTGCGGTGCTCACAG ATGATGTTCCACAGGAGCCCGTGCCCACGCTGTGGAACGAGCCGGCCGAGCTGCCGTCGGGAGAAGGCCCCGTGGAGAGCACCAGCCCCGGCCGGGAGCCCGTAGACACCGGTCCCCCAGCTCCCACCGTCGCGCCAGGACCCGAGGACAGCACCGCGCAGGAGCGGCTGGACCAGGGCGGCG GGTCGCTGGGGCCCGGCGCCATCGCGGCCATCGTGATCGCCGCCCTGCTGGCCACCTGCGTGGTGCTGGCGCTCGTGGTCGTCGCGCTGAGAAAGTTTTCCGCCTCCTGA
- the SNORC gene encoding protein SNORC isoform X2 has protein sequence MASCLALRMALLLVSGVLVPAVLTDDVPQEPVPTLWNEPAELPSGEGPVESTSPGREPVDTGPPAPTVAPGPEDSTAQERLDQGGGSLGPGAIAAIVIAALLATCVVLALVVVALRKFSAS, from the exons ATGGCATCCTGTCTGGCCCTGCGCATGGCGCTGCTGCTGGTCTCCGGGGTTCTGGTCCCTGCGGTGCTCACAG ATGATGTTCCACAGGAGCCCGTGCCCACGCTGTGGAACGAGCCGGCCGAGCTGCCGTCGGGAGAAGGCCCCGTGGAGAGCACCAGCCCCGGCCGGGAGCCCGTAGACACCGGTCCCCCAGCTCCCACCGTCGCGCCAGGACCCGAGGACAGCACCGCGCAGGAGCGGCTGGACCAGGGCGGCG GGTCGCTGGGGCCCGGCGCCATCGCGGCCATCGTGATCGCCGCCCTGCTGGCCACCTGCGTGGTGCTGGCGCTCGTGGTCGTCGCGCTGAGAAAGTTTTCCGCCTCCTGA